The genomic interval ATGCCGTTTGCGGATCAATCCTTTGACTTGGTTTGGTCGCTAGAAAGTGGTGAACATATGCCGGATAAGGCGAAGTTTTTGCAGGAATGCTACCGGGTACTAAAACCAGGGGGAGTTCTGTTGCTGGTGACCTGGTGCCACCGATCGACCGAGACGCAACCCCTGACTCCCAGCGAACGGGATCACCTGGAGCGGATTTACCGAGTTTACCGATTACCCTATGTGATTTCGTTACCCCAGTATGAGGCGATTGCCCACTCTATCGGCTTGCAGCAGATTCGCACCGATGACTGGTCTACAGCCGTTGCTCCCTTCTGGGATACGGTCATCGACTCGGCTCTGACCCCAGGGGCGATCGTGGGGCTATTGCGATCCGGTTGGACTACGATTCAGGCAGCCCTTTCCTTAGGACTCATGCGCCAAGGCTACCAGCGTGGGCTAATCCGGTTTGGGTTGCTGTGTGGGAGGAAATAAGGTGGTAGGTGCTAGGTGGTAGGTGCTAGAACGCCGGTACAGAAACCGGGTTTCTTCTGTGAGATGCTCAAGTTTCGTTGCATATCCTCACCAGAAACCCGGTTTCTCGGAATACTGTACCGATGCTCTAGGGAAAGGATAAAAAGTATCACCTCCCCCACCTCCCCACTACCCCATCACCCTCACTCCTCACGCAATACTTCCCCGCTTCCTTGCTTCCTTATAGGATGTCCCGACATTTCGTAATCCAGCGCGGATCATCTGTTGTTCTAGCAGGGCAAAAAAGCGTGCCCGATCGCCCCCCCTCACTACCGCCTGGTTATGGGCTTCCGCCAGTGCGACCGGGTAGCCGTAGCCCTTCTGCACCTGTGCCAGCGTGAGACTGAGGGCTGCATCTAACAGGTCTGCGTCCTCAGCAACCCAGGCGGGAAACTCAATTCGGGCAACTTCAGTGCCAACGTGAACATAGCAGAAGTAGATCCGGTGGTCGCCATAGAGATCCAGGATGCGGGCGGAACTGCGCCAAAGGGGGCTGCGCTGACCTGGTTCAAGCTGGGTTGCCCAGAGGGCTGCATCCTTTAGGGGGTCTAAAACCTGACAGGGAGAGCGATCGCCCTGGTTGGAACAGTGCGTCATGCAATCTGGGGTGTCGTAGGGGCAGGCTTGTAGCCGTAGAAAATTGACCATTTCCCCGCTCCGGGAGGCACTCACATAGCCAACTAAGGGAATCCGATTGGTTCGTAATTGATCCCAGGCTGCCAAAACTGGGGGAAGAATGCGATCGCGCGCTTCCCCTGGCAAGGGTTCCAGGAACCAGTGAATCAGGGAACCATCGACCATTGCAAGAGAAGGATGAGGGATGGGGGATGAGGGATGGGGTGGGGGATGAGGGATGGGGGATGAGGGATGAAATGAAGCAACTGCTTCAACCCTTTGGTTTCTAGTCTCTCTGTTTTGTCTTTTTTCATCCCTCATCCCTCCACCTTCATCCTTTATCCTTTCCCCCAGTTCTCCCAACACCACCGCCTCCGATACAGTTCGCCGGAAGCCCATCCACTCTTCTGTACGAATGCCCCATTGGCGGGAGATATAGAGATCTTCGGGACGGTAGAAGACTTCGGGCAGACTATCTAAAAGGGGCAAACGGTTTTGACCGTAGTGCAGAATAATGCGACCGACGTTAATCAGATAGCAGTAGGCAATTTCGTGGTGACTGGGGGCAATTTGGGAACCATCGGTGGCAATGACCGTATGTGCCGCAGGTGGAACGGGAATAGCGATACGGAGATTCAAAGGTTCAACAGGTTCAGCAGCGGTAAAACTGAGCCGATCGTGCCAGGTTTGTTGATGGGTGGTCAGTTTATTCTGGCGGCTGAATGCATGGCTCAAAAGTTTTTCCGCCAGTTCTAGACGTTGGCGAGTTGCTGTCGCTTCTAGCGTCAACTGTTGGCTCATTCCCTGCATTTGTTGGGCAAGTTTTGTTAGATCAAGCATTTAGGAGGGAGTGGGGGTAGGGAGTGGGGTAGGGGGTGTGGGGTGGTCTCCAACAACCAATGATCAATGACTAATAACCCATTACCCATTACCCATTACACAACTTAAAACTCAAAACTTAAAACTCTTAATTCTCAATTCTCAATTCCCAATTCTCAATTCCTCCCCATCGCGCCTGTTCCACCTACGACCTACCACCTGCCACCTCTTTTTCACTGATTTTCCAAAAAATTTTGCTCAACTCTCAAAATTGTGTGTAACATCGCGAATGAGTAAGCATATTCCATTACAGGAAAAGATGTTTTCTCGTATTGATTACCACTTGGGCGTAGCAATTGAGAGAGGGTGAAACGAATTATCCTTGAAGTTAGGTCAAATGAATGAATGATTAGATTCAGGGTGCTGAGGTGGCAAGGAAATTCTCTGTTTGAGGTAAGCCAACTTGATTCAAACCTTTTATAATTTTCCTTTGCAGAAATGCCAATTCTAGGTAGTTCTGTTTAAGGTTTGTATCTTTCTATTCAAAGTGATCATTCTCAATTAGATTGAGTACCATGCATTTGCATGGTCTGAGTGGTATCTGATTTGTCCTGGCAAACTTTCTTCTAATAAGTGAGTAGGCAACATTGTGGTTAGCTCTTTGAAAAATGTATTCTCCGGGAAGTCCAAGGGCATCGGTGTTGAACTCGCTGCCGACCGGATTAATGTTTCTCAGCTAAAGAAGCAAGGACAGGGGTTTAAGCTAATGACCCTGGCTTCTGTTCCGGTGCCAGATGGAGTGTACCAGGAAGGTCAGATTACAGATGCTGCGGGCATGGCTGAGCTGATTCAGTCGGTGCTGGCAGAACATAAGATTAAGGCGAAACGGGTTGCAACCGCTGTTACCGGTGGAAGGGATACGGTCACTCGCATTATTCCCATTCCAGCGGAATTGAATGACCAGGAACTGCGGGAAATGGTATTGAATCAGGAGGCAGGTCTCTATTTACCTTTCCCCCGTGAAGAAGCAGACGTTGATTATCAAAAACTTGGGTTGTTTGTTGACGAAGATGGGATTGAAAAATTTCAGGTTCTTCTGGTAGCAACTCGCAAAGAAATTACCGATGCCTATATCCGAACCTTCCAGCAGGCAGGGTTGCAAATTGATGTTTTAGAAATTAGCAGTTTTGCATTGATTCGGACAATTCGAGAGCAACTACGTCAGTTTTCGCCTCAAGAAGCGGTGGCGCTGGTTGATATTGAATTTGAAAGTACGGAAATTTCGATCGCCGTCGATGGTGTTCCCCAGTTTTCCCGGACGGTACCCATCGGAACCTATCAAATCCAGAGTGCGCTGTCGCGGGCAATGAATTTGCCTCCTTCAAGAAGCACGGAACTCCTTCAAAGTATGACGATTCCAGTTAGCCCGGCGGATACTACAATCGGTGGACCAGGCAAGATGGGGGGCAGTAACCCCGGTGCGGCTGCCATGCTTCGGATTATTGGTGAATTGGCAGATGAGTTACGCCGCTCAATCGATTTCTATTTAAATCAGGGAGATAACCTGGAAGTCGCACAATTGTTGCTGGCAGGTCCGGGTGGGGCGATCGGGCAGCTGGATGAGTTTTTTACCCAGCGGTTGAGTTTGCCGAGTAGTCAAATTGATCCGATTACGGCGCTGGGGCTAGAAGTGAGTGAGGAGATCCCCCAATCTCAACGTCCGGGATTGGGAGTTGTACTGGGTCTAGGATTGCGGGAGGCGATGTGAAATGTATAGTTTAGATGTCAATTTTTTAAACGATCGACCGGAATATAAACCAGATACTGCTGCACGCGCCAGGGGCGTCAGGGCGGCTCCTACGGACAGTCGTCAACCTTTAATTTTGGGGCTGGTGGCGCTCATTGCCCTGCTTGCAATTCCGGCGGCGTTGCTCTGGTTTTTGCAATCCAGAAACGGGGCGCTCGAACAGCGGCAAGCCGCACTCGATACCCAGCTTGGTGATTTGCAGCAAAAGCAGAAGCAGATCGATAGCGTCAAAGCAGAAACCAAGCAGGTTAAAGATGAAACTGCGGCTTTGGCGAGTGTATTTAATACGATTAAACCCTGGTCTGCGGTCATGCAAGACTTCCGCGATCGCATCCCACCCGGTGTGCAAATTCTCAGGGTGAAGCAGGTATTGCCCGTGCCCGGTCAGGCTCCGCCTACGCCCAATGCTCAAAATGACAAGGCGGGGCTTCCAGAAAACGGAACGATCGAGATTTCGGGGATTGCCAATTCATTCAACGATGTGAATGATTTTCTCCTGGTTTTACAAAAATCAGATTTCCTTGATCCAAAGGGAACGAAGTTGGTTTCTTCGGAATTACCTAAGGAATCTCCTGCATTTTCGAATCTGAGTCTCCAAACACCATCCGGAGGCTCCGCTCCTCCTCTGGATACCAGTAAGTTGCCTAAATTGCCTAAGTTGGTTGGGTTTACGATTCAGACTTCTTTTAATGACATACCTGCCTCAGAGCTGTTGCAGGAGCTAGAAAAGAAAACGGCTGTGGGTCTGGTCACTCGGATTGAAGAACTACAGCGCAAGGGGGTAATTCGGAAATGACCGCAGGTGGAGATTTCGTTCCTAACGACCCCAGTTTTGACACTGGCCCAGACTATCCAGTTGTGTTTGGGATTCCACTCACTCCCACCCTCAGTGGCGTCCTGATCGCCCTGGTAGGTCTTCTGGGAGGAGGATTTATTCTGCTCAATCTGGTGCAACCAGAGTGGCAGAAAAATCAGGATTTGGAAGCAAAAGTGAGGGATAAAGAGGCTCAGGTGCAGCAGCAACAGGCGATCGCCAAGCAAATTGACGACGCTAAAAAAGAGCTGGATACAGCCAAAAAGCAGCGAGAAGAGGTGTTGTCCTTGTTTGCGAAGGAGCCAAACCTGAATACGTTGCTGTTGGATATTAACCGTCAGATTGATGCCCGCAATGCGGGCTTGGCAAAAGCCAGGCAGGCAAAGCTGGCAGCCTGTCCCGCCTGGGTGAGAAATAACGTGGATGCGATCGAAAAGTCAGTGGGTGATCTGGTGGTTAAATCTCAACTGACGAAGTTTACTCCCGACCCCAAGCTGTCTGGAGTTATTACTGATGGCTCCTTTGGTCCTTTAGTTAATAACAAACTTAAGCGTGAGGTAACCGCAGTTTCCTTTGAAGGTAACTTTGCCCAAACCCAATCCATTCTGCGCAGCATCGAGCGGTTGCAACCCCTATTGGTGTTGAGGAATGTAGAGTTTGTTGTGGGGGATGGCACCCCCGGAAGAGCCGTTACGAATCGCTTGTATGAAGTTCAGGGGAATACAGTCCGGTTTTTATCTAACTGTCAGCCTGAACCCAAGATTACAACGACGTTTCAGATGGAGGCTTTATTGCCCTTGACTCCAGAGGAAACAGCAAAAGCAAATCCACAGGCTAGCCCAAGCCCAGCCGCCCAGCCACCGAAGTAAATCGGGGCGATCGCCCATTAATCATCAGCCTGCTCTATTTCAGACAATCATTTTTGAGTGAGGAAGGAACCGTGAAACAGTCTCAGGGATTCAATCGAATCATGCTTGGTGGAGCAGCCGCATTAATGGCGATCCAGCCCGCCTTTGCTGCGCCAGTACAAGTGACGGCTGTTCAACTAAATTCGACGGCAACTGGGGTTGACGTTGTTTTGAAAACCAAACCGGGCGATCGACCCCAGGTCTTTGCCGTAAACCGGAGTAATAGTTGGACAGCTGACATTACCAGTACCCAGTTACGTCTGCCAGGTGGCAATCGGTTTCAGAAAGACAACCCCGCTCCAGGAATTTCCCGTGTCACCGTTGCCCCCCTGGATTCTAACAGTGTGAGGGTCACAGTCGTTGGAAAAAGTAACTCTCCAGTTGGGCAGGTCGTTCGCCCCAGTCAGGGCGGGTTAATCCTGAGTCTTAATTCCTCTGGCGCAAAATCGGCAGCAACCCCTGTTCCTGCCATGTTACCCCGCACAACTGTTTCAGCCTCCGCCCTCTCCCTTTCTAAATCTCCACTCCCCCCTACTCCGGGTAGTGCGTCACAGGTGCCCGGCGCTCTGGCTCAGGCTCCCGCGCCCCCGCCACCCCGGCAACCCGGTCCACCCAGCCCCCTGCCACCTGGTCCAGGCGTCCCCCTCGTCCCCAACCCAGATGTCACGATCCAGGGTCCCGGTGCAAATCAACCTCTACCCGTTGGTTTACCCCGAGCCGTTCCGCCTCCAGTTGGAGATATCTCCGCAGCTCAGGCAGATGCCACACCTGAGTCGATCGATCTGGGGACAGCAGAAAGAGTTCCTCGATTGGTTTTAAGGGATGCTCCGGCGCGTGAAGTTCTTGCCCTCTTGGCGCGGGCAGCAGGGCTTAACCTGGCATACACAGGGGATTCGGCACTGCAAACGACACCTGGGCAACCCGCCCCAGCCCCTGGACAACCGGGCGCTGTTTCAGAAGGTCCCAAAGTGACCCTGGATATCGAGAATGAGGCAGTGCAGGATGTCTTTAACTATGTGCTGCGGGTTAGCGGTCTGGAAGCGAACCGGGTTGGACGCACCATCTTTGTGGGACCAAGGCTTCCCAATTCGGCTCGGAGTGTCATCGTTCGTACCCTGCGGATGAACCAGGTACCGATTACTAATGCCCTCAACTTTCTGGTCACGATGGGCGCAGAAAGTGCCGTTAGCCGAGAACGATTGGTGACCAGTGTCAACGCGGTGCCTGTTGCCCAGTTAGCGGGAGGAGGCAGTGGAACTGCCATTACCCAAACCCAAACGACTACGGAAAGCAGAATTGAAACCCAAAGAGTTGCCTTTCAAGACTCCACTCCCATACTGCGGGGTCTACAGGTTTCAGGCGATGAGCGGACCAATCAGCTTACTCTGGTAGGGGCACCAAAACTCGTGAGCATTGCCATTGCCCAGTTAACCCAACTCGATATTCGTCGCCGTCAGGTTGTGGTCAATGTGCGGGTAATTGATGTGAATTTGATCGCCCTCGATCGGGTAGGAACCAGTTTTTCCTTTGGGGTGAATGACACGCAGTTTATTAACTCCGGTGGGGTGGCGCTGCTCAACTTTGGCAGTCGTACCCCTGCGGACAACTTCCCCAATCTTTCAGCCCCACTGCAACCTCAGCAAACGGGTTCCCTGGGGGTATCGGCTAGCAATATTATCAATGGTCAAGGGTTGGCTAATTTTGCCAGGAATTTCTTCATTCAGTTGCAGGCTGCTGTGACTAACGGGAACGCCAAAATCCTGACTGACCCGACGCTTGTGGTTCAGGAAGGGCAAACGGCAACCGTTAACCTGACCCAAGAAGTGGTGACTAACCTGACCCAAAATATTCAGGCATCCCAGGGATCGACCACCACCACCATTACGGTTGAAAAGGCAAGAGCAGGTCTAATTCTGGGCGTTAAAGTCGATCGCATCGACGACAACGGCTTTATTGGGCTGTCGGTTGCTCCCTCAATCAGTGCGCCTGAGAATAGTGTCAACATCAACCTACCCAATACCGCTGCCAACTCAATTACACTCCTTTCCGAGCGGCGATTGGAGTCTGGGCAGATTCGTTTGAGGGATGGTCAAACCTTAATCGTTTCAGGGGTGATTCAGGATCAGGATCGAACCACAGTGACGAAAGTCCCCATCCTGGGTGATATTCCAATCTTGGGTGCGCTCTTCCGTAGAACTGAACGGGATCACGAACGTCGGGAGGTTGTTATTTTATTGACGCCCAGAATTCTGGATGATTCCGACCGGAGTACGTTTGGCTATAGCTATACACCCGGTGCGGCAACCCAGCAAATTTTGAATAAAGGAACCACCCGTTAAGCCGATCGCAATCTCTCCTACCTGTTCCTGGTTTCTCTGCTTGTGAGTCAGGTCTGTCCCCCTTCTGGAATGACATTTCTAGTAAACCTCTGCGTCAGTTCGGCAACCCGTCGGTTCGACAGGGCTGAGGGCTGAGTCTCCTTCCCCTGAGGTCATTACTCGTAAATTTAAGATGCATGGTCCTTTGACCAACTCAAGTAGATCTACAAGTAGATCTACTTTTTTGTTGAACTTATACCCGTTTCAATTAGAAACGCGACAGATACCGTTAGGGGTTTGGCATTGCCAAACCCCTAACCGACCTTTGATATGCCCAAGAATCCATTTAACTTGGAATAAGTAGGGAGCATGTCACTTTTGCAAGTTCCTGATTTGCCCTCATCCCCAACCCTTCTCCCCAGGGAGAAGGGAGCAGGATTCAAAGTCCCTCTCCTTGGGGAGAGGGATTTAGGGTGAGGGCGTAAAGGTGACATGCACCCAATAAGTAGGTAGTTGCAATAATATGTAGGATGGGCTAGCGATCGCGTAACCCATGCGGGCGTTGGGTTTCGTGCCTCAACCCAATCTACACAAGCCTTATATTTAATTGCACCCTCCCATTTAACTGTTCTGGTTATTGTGATGTGATACCAATCGTCTGTGCTCAGTTTTAGCACCCCAAGAAATAGAGCAACCATTCCCTGTGCGAGGGCAACGAGCCGCTGGATGTGCCCTTGACCTGTCCCCAAAAGGATGTGATCGCCGGTTACTTCAATGCGCGAATTATAGAATTGCCAAAATGGATTTGATTAGCTCATCTAGATGTTGCTCGCAGAAGTTTTCGGCGGTTTTAAGGGGGATGCCTCTGGCGATCGCATAGGTCTCAAAGGCGTTATAAATCATCGCATGGGCAATTTCCTTTTCTTCTTCTGTAATTGCCCAGCGCAACTCAATACAGCCACGAATCATCAAATTCACCAACTGGCTTTCTTGCCGGATATCTGCCAGCAGCTGATCTGCAATGCTTTGGTGGGTTTGTTCACTCATCGTCTATACCATCTGTCATCCGTTAGATGAGTAGAATAAACTGGGTTCTGCGCCAAAAATACCACCTGTCGTCATGCCAAAATTTGAGGATCAACTAGATACAGTCTATGCCAGCGATCGCAAAACATGGCGAGAATGGTTAGCCCAAAATCATCGCAGTTCATCTGGAATCTGGTTAATTTACTTTAAGGTCAAAAGTGGAAAACCCAGTGTTCAGTACAGTGAAGCTGTGAAAGAAGCTCTTTGTTTTGGCTGGATTGACAGCAAGGTAAAATCCTTGGATGAAGACCGCTACATGCAGATTTTCACTCCGCGCAAGCCCAAAAGTGTCTGGTCAAAACTGAATAAGCAATACATTGAAGAAATCATCGAACAGGGTTTGATGACCGAAGCTGGACTTGAGAAGATTGAAGTAGCAAAACAGGATGGTTCCTGGACTGCGTTAGACAAAATTGAAGCATTAATGGTGCCAGTGGATTTGGAGCAAGCCTTAGCCGCTAATGCAACCGCCAATCAAAATTTTGCCGCGTTTAGCAATTCAACCAAGAAGAATATTCTGTTCTGGATTGAGAGCGCAAAACGTCCGGAAACAAGGTTAAAAAGAATTGAACAAACCATCAGTGCGGCATTGCAAAATAGAAATCCATTGATACGGGGAAATGAATAGTGACTAGAGCATCGGTACAGAACTTCAAGAAACCGGGTTTCTGGTGAGGATATTCAACAAAACTTGGGCATCTCACAGAAGAAACCCGGTTTCCGTATCGGCGTTCTAGTGGATAAATCAAGGTGGTAGGTGGTAGGTAAACATCACAAAATAATGACTAAGGAATGGGAATTAAGTAAAGTCGGTCGTAGGGGCGGGTTTGATCGAGATTTGCTGACTTCGGGTAAGTCTCTTGGCAAAACCTGCCCGCACAAAATCCGGAGGTTATTTAATCCACGATTCTAAGTGACTCGTTCAGCCAGTTCTAGCCAGCGTTCAGTTGCGGTGTCGATCGCTTCAGTTAATTCCGCCAACCGTTCGGATAACTTCTGCACTTGAGAAAACCCACTGGGCGGATTTTTGTACAGAATTTGTTCAATCTCCTCCTTCTCCGCCTCCATTTCGGGAATTTGGGTTTCCAACAGTTCGTATTCTCGCTTTTCCTTAAATGAGAGTTTTGAGTTTTGAGTTTTAAGTTTTAAGTTGTGAGCTGAAGAACTCCCTTTGTCCCCTTGCCCCCTTGTCTCCTTGTCCCCTCCCTCCTCTACCTCCTGCCTTCTGCCCTCTGCCTTCTGCCCTCTGCCTTCTTCTGACTCTTCTTCCTGCTTAAAATCCAAATACACCGAATAGTTCCCCGGATACTGCCGCAATGTACCACCAGATTCAAAGGCAAAAATGGTTTCGACGCTGCGATCGAGGAAATAGCGATCGTGGGAAACCACAATCACACAACCATTGAAATCTTCCAGGTAGTCTTCCAGAACTGCCAGGGTTTGCACATCCAGGTCATTGGTGGGTTCGTCGAGGATCAGCACATTTGGGGCACCCATCAGCACATGTAGCAGAAACAGCCTGCGCTTTTCACCACCGGAAAGTTTGTGAATCGGGGCATACTGCTGGTTAGGCGGAAACAGGAACCGTTCCAGCATTTGAGAGGCAGTAATGACGCTGCCATCGGAGGTTTTGACCAGTTCGGCAACGTTTTTGAGATAGTCGATCACGCGCTGATTTTCGTTTAACGTGACATCCTCAGAATGCTGGTCGAAATACCCAATATGAATGGTGCTGCCGATTTCCACCGTACCGGAATCGGGCTGTACCCGTCCAGTAATAATGTTCATCAAGGTCGATTTTCCAGCACCATTGCTGCCGATAATGCCTACCCGATCTTCTGGATTGAAGTTGTAGGTGAAGTCTTTGATCAGAATACGATCGCCAAAAGTCTTTCCGATATTGGTGAGTTCGATGACTTTTTTCCCAATCCGGCGACCCACCGTGGAAATATCCACCTTGCCCGATGTCTGCTTGAATTCCTGGGTTTGCATTTCACGGATGCGATCGATCCGGGCTTTTTGTTTGGTACTGCGGGCTTTAGGTCCACGCTTGAGCCATTCCAATTCCCGTCTCAGCACCCCTGCATGTTTGCGCTGGGTGCTAACGGCAGATTCTTCAGCTTCTGCCTTTTTCTCCAGGTAGTAGGCATAGTTACCCGCATAGGTGTAG from Kovacikia minuta CCNUW1 carries:
- a CDS encoding methyltransferase domain-containing protein, yielding MNMPFADQSFDLVWSLESGEHMPDKAKFLQECYRVLKPGGVLLLVTWCHRSTETQPLTPSERDHLERIYRVYRLPYVISLPQYEAIAHSIGLQQIRTDDWSTAVAPFWDTVIDSALTPGAIVGLLRSGWTTIQAALSLGLMRQGYQRGLIRFGLLCGRK
- a CDS encoding PilN domain-containing protein, which encodes MYSLDVNFLNDRPEYKPDTAARARGVRAAPTDSRQPLILGLVALIALLAIPAALLWFLQSRNGALEQRQAALDTQLGDLQQKQKQIDSVKAETKQVKDETAALASVFNTIKPWSAVMQDFRDRIPPGVQILRVKQVLPVPGQAPPTPNAQNDKAGLPENGTIEISGIANSFNDVNDFLLVLQKSDFLDPKGTKLVSSELPKESPAFSNLSLQTPSGGSAPPLDTSKLPKLPKLVGFTIQTSFNDIPASELLQELEKKTAVGLVTRIEELQRKGVIRK
- a CDS encoding YdeI/OmpD-associated family protein, with the translated sequence MPKFEDQLDTVYASDRKTWREWLAQNHRSSSGIWLIYFKVKSGKPSVQYSEAVKEALCFGWIDSKVKSLDEDRYMQIFTPRKPKSVWSKLNKQYIEEIIEQGLMTEAGLEKIEVAKQDGSWTALDKIEALMVPVDLEQALAANATANQNFAAFSNSTKKNILFWIESAKRPETRLKRIEQTISAALQNRNPLIRGNE
- a CDS encoding DNA double-strand break repair nuclease NurA, encoding MLDLTKLAQQMQGMSQQLTLEATATRQRLELAEKLLSHAFSRQNKLTTHQQTWHDRLSFTAAEPVEPLNLRIAIPVPPAAHTVIATDGSQIAPSHHEIAYCYLINVGRIILHYGQNRLPLLDSLPEVFYRPEDLYISRQWGIRTEEWMGFRRTVSEAVVLGELGERIKDEGGGMRDEKRQNRETRNQRVEAVASFHPSSPIPHPPPHPSSPIPHPSLAMVDGSLIHWFLEPLPGEARDRILPPVLAAWDQLRTNRIPLVGYVSASRSGEMVNFLRLQACPYDTPDCMTHCSNQGDRSPCQVLDPLKDAALWATQLEPGQRSPLWRSSARILDLYGDHRIYFCYVHVGTEVARIEFPAWVAEDADLLDAALSLTLAQVQKGYGYPVALAEAHNQAVVRGGDRARFFALLEQQMIRAGLRNVGTSYKEARKRGSIA
- a CDS encoding type IV pilus secretin family protein, coding for MKQSQGFNRIMLGGAAALMAIQPAFAAPVQVTAVQLNSTATGVDVVLKTKPGDRPQVFAVNRSNSWTADITSTQLRLPGGNRFQKDNPAPGISRVTVAPLDSNSVRVTVVGKSNSPVGQVVRPSQGGLILSLNSSGAKSAATPVPAMLPRTTVSASALSLSKSPLPPTPGSASQVPGALAQAPAPPPPRQPGPPSPLPPGPGVPLVPNPDVTIQGPGANQPLPVGLPRAVPPPVGDISAAQADATPESIDLGTAERVPRLVLRDAPAREVLALLARAAGLNLAYTGDSALQTTPGQPAPAPGQPGAVSEGPKVTLDIENEAVQDVFNYVLRVSGLEANRVGRTIFVGPRLPNSARSVIVRTLRMNQVPITNALNFLVTMGAESAVSRERLVTSVNAVPVAQLAGGGSGTAITQTQTTTESRIETQRVAFQDSTPILRGLQVSGDERTNQLTLVGAPKLVSIAIAQLTQLDIRRRQVVVNVRVIDVNLIALDRVGTSFSFGVNDTQFINSGGVALLNFGSRTPADNFPNLSAPLQPQQTGSLGVSASNIINGQGLANFARNFFIQLQAAVTNGNAKILTDPTLVVQEGQTATVNLTQEVVTNLTQNIQASQGSTTTTITVEKARAGLILGVKVDRIDDNGFIGLSVAPSISAPENSVNINLPNTAANSITLLSERRLESGQIRLRDGQTLIVSGVIQDQDRTTVTKVPILGDIPILGALFRRTERDHERREVVILLTPRILDDSDRSTFGYSYTPGAATQQILNKGTTR
- the pilM gene encoding type IV pilus assembly protein PilM, with the protein product MVSSLKNVFSGKSKGIGVELAADRINVSQLKKQGQGFKLMTLASVPVPDGVYQEGQITDAAGMAELIQSVLAEHKIKAKRVATAVTGGRDTVTRIIPIPAELNDQELREMVLNQEAGLYLPFPREEADVDYQKLGLFVDEDGIEKFQVLLVATRKEITDAYIRTFQQAGLQIDVLEISSFALIRTIREQLRQFSPQEAVALVDIEFESTEISIAVDGVPQFSRTVPIGTYQIQSALSRAMNLPPSRSTELLQSMTIPVSPADTTIGGPGKMGGSNPGAAAMLRIIGELADELRRSIDFYLNQGDNLEVAQLLLAGPGGAIGQLDEFFTQRLSLPSSQIDPITALGLEVSEEIPQSQRPGLGVVLGLGLREAM
- a CDS encoding ABC-F family ATP-binding cassette domain-containing protein codes for the protein MALFTLRSLHKDFGIKEILRDASFSLDEGDKVGLIGTNGSGKSTLLKMIAGLEPIDSGELWVNSAAKIVYLPQQPDLDQNRTVLEQVFADSGEQMALVREYEELSDKLAHGQGDTEQLMARLSSVSQRMETAGAWEVETNAKIILTQLGIQDFDAQIGDLSGGYRKRIALATALLSEPDVLLMDEPTNHLDALSVEWLQGYLNRYRGALLLITHDRYFLDRVTNRILEIDRGDLYTYAGNYAYYLEKKAEAEESAVSTQRKHAGVLRRELEWLKRGPKARSTKQKARIDRIREMQTQEFKQTSGKVDISTVGRRIGKKVIELTNIGKTFGDRILIKDFTYNFNPEDRVGIIGSNGAGKSTLMNIITGRVQPDSGTVEIGSTIHIGYFDQHSEDVTLNENQRVIDYLKNVAELVKTSDGSVITASQMLERFLFPPNQQYAPIHKLSGGEKRRLFLLHVLMGAPNVLILDEPTNDLDVQTLAVLEDYLEDFNGCVIVVSHDRYFLDRSVETIFAFESGGTLRQYPGNYSVYLDFKQEEESEEGRGQKAEGRRQEVEEGGDKETRGQGDKGSSSAHNLKLKTQNSKLSFKEKREYELLETQIPEMEAEKEEIEQILYKNPPSGFSQVQKLSERLAELTEAIDTATERWLELAERVT